In the Silene latifolia isolate original U9 population chromosome 1, ASM4854445v1, whole genome shotgun sequence genome, agtatataaaatatagtaAATTATACGCTTAACAAATTCCCCCATGCTAGACCTTTTCTCGTCATCGAGTAAACTCCAGAGGCATAAATAACTCATACACAACAAAAGGTCAAATGTGGCAAAAGTCAAGGGATAAAACAATAATTCAACCAAGGTTTTcgaaaataaattaaacataagttgaaaaatcattttaatttcgaaatagagTTTAAGATCACAAATTAGCTCGCAAAATTAATCACCCTAACAAATCCAACAAAATATTATGTAATGTGCCCAAGTGACCTTTCAATCTTACCACCAACCATCTAGACAAGTGACAAACCAGTGGACCCTCACTTTAGGGAATGTAAACGCGGAAAATCACTACTCTCATGTGTCCAAGTTATAAGGACACGGGTCACACATATAAATCTAAGCCTAAACTTGCCGACTACTACATGTCAAGAGGACTTTTatgggttgtaacggggctaggggtTAAAGGTGTGGATTATTCTGGACATGTGGTGTTAAGAGTAAGAGTTAGCAAAGAACTTGTCAAATCTCGGTCAGAAATATGGATACAAAAACCTCCAACAACTACTCTTCATATAAAATATAGAACAaacaccaattttttttttcccaaaTTCCATGATTTAGAACATACATCTTTATAAATAGTAAAACTCGAACCCCATTTATTAACAACTAtaaccctttttctttttttttttcagatttttttttcttttttttttttactttggtctttttcaattttttttctttttcctttttttttcttcaaacaaCCATCAACCCATTTCATATATCAGTGTTCACCAAATTACCATCAGTTACTCCCCGTGCTTCGCTTGTATCATAGCTTTACTCAAACCGAGAAAAACAAACACTTCACTAACCCTTACTAGGGTAGGATAATGTACGGAAACGGCTTGTAATGTTGGGTTAACAAAGAAATAAGGCTAAAGGCTCAAAGGGGTTGCAAATAGGAAATATTAAATTCGGGACGGCTTTTTGGCTCATGTAGCTTATAAACAAATGAATGCCTCTATCATTCATGCAATCCTAATGGCAAGTACTAATCCTAAACCACTCATGAAAGAATTAGAATGGCATGGATGTCCCAATCTTATTTGGCTATGTGATCTCACGGCTTTTGGTCACATGGTTATATTGTCATAAGTCTAGTCAAACCATCTTACCGCTTTCAGTGTCACAAGAAAAGCACAAAACAAAAACTTTATCAGACTTTCAAGGGTAAAACTGTCTTGCTTACCTCATGTGATCAAAAATGAAAAATCATTGCAAATTTGAAGATAATAACTTGATCAAATTATGCTCAACATCCACAAGACTAGCCACAAATcaattgcatttttttttttttcaattttatatatttttttgtgttttttatgaaatataaaaaaaaaaaatgtaagctAATTTAAAAACTTAATCAATACAATTACCCTCCCCCATGCTTAAACcaagcattgtcctcaatgtatgaaattaaagaacatcaAATGATTAGGGAAAGGAAACGAGCTCACCAGGCATTGTCGCATGAAATTTGAGCACGAGCGTGACCTGTACAATTTAGCTTGTACTGATTAGTTcattttatttataatttttttttgttttttttttttcaataaagattcatgggttgcctcccatgcaGCGCTTGTTTAACGTCACGAGCCTGACTCCTTTGTAGATTAATTCGCAGGTGGAACGATAGAAAGCATGAAGATTACTTTCTCATGAATAGGTTCACCAGTAATATAGTGCTTAAGGCgctgaccattgaccttgaagcTGCCTTTTGCTTCATCAAATAATTCAACTGCTCCATATGGAAATACCTTAGTGACACGGAATGGCCCAGACCACCGAGAACGAAGCTTACCCGGAAATATTTTCAACCTAGAATTAAAAAGAAGAACTAAATCCCCTTCATGGAATTCTCGCCTTAAAATGCGCTTGTCGTGCCATCTTTTAGTCTTCTCTTTATAAATACGAGCATTCTTGTAAGATTCAAGTCGAATCTCATCAAGCTCATTTAATTGCAAAAGACGATGCTCTCCAGCACTTTTATAGTCATAGTTAAGGGCTTTGATGGCCCAATATGCTCTATGTTCTAACTCAACTGGTAAATGACATGCTTTACCATACACCAATCGAAATGGGGAGGTTCCAATTGGTGTTTTAAAAGCAGTACGATAAGCCCATAGTGCATCATCTAGCTTGATAGACTAATCTTTGCGAGACCTAGCAACTGTCTTCTCTAGGATAGATTTTATCTCCCGGTTGGAAATTTCAACTTGTCCACTAGTTTGAGGATGGTAGCCAAGTCCTTGTCGGTGTTGAACCCCATATTTCTTTAAAAGAGCTTCAAATTTCTTCTCAATAAAATGGCTCCCACCATCACTAATAAGAactctagggacaccaaaacgggggaagaTAACCTTCTTAAGGAATTTAGATACAACTCCAGCATCATTTGTAGGGGAGGCGATAGCTTCGACCCATTTTGATACATAATCCACAGCTACTAGGATGTATTTGTTTCCGAAGGAGGACGGGAATGGACCTTGAAAATCAATGCCCCATACATCAAatatctcaacctcaagaataaAGTTTagaggcatttcattcctcctaGAAATGTTTCCTGTTCGTTGACATCTATCACAACCCTTCACATATGTTGCAACATCCTTGAATAAggttggccaatagaagccaCATTGAAGGACTTTAGCTGCAGTTTTGGTGGTACTAGCATGACCACCACATGGCAAATCATGACAATGGGAGATAATGGAATTAGcctcttcatttggcacacatcgTCGGATAATACCATCAACACAAGACTTGTAGAGAAAGGGGTCATCCCAATAATAATGCTTGACATCACTAAAGAATTTCTTCCTTTGGTGGGAATCATACCCATGGGGTGTAACTCCTGATGCCAAATAATTCACAATGTCAGCAAACCATGGAGTATTAACAATAGCAATAGCAAATAACGATCGTCAGAAATGAATCATCAATAGGAAGGCCATCGAAGGGCCTTCTTGAACCGACGAGATAGGTGATCGCTACTAAATTGTCAAGACCCTTTTTGTCTTTAATCTCCATATCAAATTCTTGCATAAAAGAATCCAAATAATCGATGCAGGTTTAGCATCTTTCTTGCTCAAAAGATACTTGAGTCTTTGCGTGATCGTGTGTGCACAATAACTCTAGATCCTACTAAATAAGATCGAAACTTCTCAATAGAAAATACCACAGCCAACAACTCCTTCTCTGTGGTGGTGTAATTAGCTGCGCCGCATCAAGAGTCTTGCTCGCATAATAGATGGCATGTAGCTTACCATCATGTCTTTGCCCCGATCATCGCTCCTCTTTGCATgatcactcgcatcacacattagCTCGAATGGTAAGCTCCAATCCGGTGGCTAAATAATCGGGCGCTAATTAAAGCTTTTTTCAACCTTTGTTAAAAGCTTCAAGACAAACATCGATGAACAAAAATGGGGTATCTTTAGCTAAAAGCTCTGTCAAAGGACGAGCAatcttagagaaatctttgatAAAGCGGCGATAAAATCCTGCATGTCCTAGAAAACTCCTTACCCCTTTCACATTAAGAGGAGGTGGTAGATTCTCAATCACCTCAATTTTTGCTTTATCTACCTCAATACCACGATTAGACACAATATGTCCTAAGACGACCCCCTCttgtaccataaaatggcacttctcccaatttagCACAAGATGAGCTTCTCGGCACCGATTCAATATTTTTTCAAGGTTTATCAAACAATCGTCAAAAGTAGCGCCAACCACCGAGAagtcatccataaacacctccataatTTGCTCCACATAATCGAAAAATAGCCATCATACATCTTTGAAAAGTGGCGGgagcattacataatccaaatgGCATCCGACGATAAGCATAAGTGCCAAATGGACATGTAAatgtcgtcttctcttgatcaCTTGGATGAATTGGGATTTGGAAAAATCCGGAATACCCATCCAAGTAACAAAAGTAGGAAtgttttgctagtctttcaagcatttggtctataaatggaagggggaaatgatccttccgAGTGGCTTTATTCAATCggcgatagtcaatacacattcgccaccCGGTATGAGTTCTTGTAGAAATTAGTTCATCCTTATCGTTTTTACGACGGTCATCCCCCTTTCTTTGGAACGACATGAACTGGGCTCACCCATTTACTATCAGAGATAGGATAGAttattcccgcatcaagtaactTCAAGACCTCCTTTCTGACAACCTCCTTCATATTAGGATTGAGGCGTCGTTGAGGCTCAATGGAGGATGCATTGTCGTCCTCGAGAAGGATTCTATGTGTACAAAAATATGGACTGATTCCCTTAAGATCGTCAATTGCGTACCCAATGACACTTTTATATTTTCGAAGAACAATCAACAATTTAGAAATTTGGCtgtcattgagtgcactattgacGATAATCGGGTAAGTTGAATTTTCTCCTAAAAACACATGTTTTAAAGAAGATGGAAGTGGTTTTAATTCTACCTCGGGAGGCTTAGAACTCTCCCCTAGCTTATCCGTTACCCGCAACGCCTCTCGGAGGCTCGGTTAAATGAGATGGAGAGGAGTCAAGCATCCAAGCATAGGCTAACAACTCTACATCCTTAGAATCAGTGTTGGTGAGACAATCTTGTAGTTTATCAGACGATGTACACTCAAAAGAGGGCTCAGACAAGTACTCCTCTAAAACATCAACTCGGTAGCAACTATCACTCATAGAAGGACCACCCATAGTTTTGCTAAGCTCAAATTCTACCTTGTGTTCACCAACTTGCAATGAGAGCTTTCCACTCCTCACATCAATCATAGCTCCAAAGAGTGGCTAAACATGGACGTCCCAAGATAATGGGTACTTGAGTGTCCTCAGGAATGTCCATGACAAAGAAATCACATGGAATAACAAGTTTCCCAATAGCTAAGGGAACATCTTCAACGACCCCAAGTGGAAATTTGACCGACCGACCGATCGCCAATTGTAGTGAAACTCTAGTCGGCTTTAGATCCATCATTTGCAACCTCTTAAAAATCGACAGAGGCATAAGGCTAACActagcccccaaatcacacaagGCACGTTGAATATAAATACCTCCAATAGAACAAGGGATTGAAAAACTGCCAGGATCGTCAAGCTTTTGAGGAAGCTTGTTAAGGAGTATGGCACTACACTCCTTAGACAAGTTAATAGTCGTGCTTTGGCTCCAAGTTTCTTTTTGTTAGAAAGCGGCTCCTTGAGAAACTTTCCATAAGATGGGATTTCGTAAAATAGCCTCCAAAAAGGGAATATTAATGTGCATTCCTTTTAGGATATCTAGAAATTTTCCGTACTTTTGCTCCAATTTTGCCTTGGCTAACCTTTGAGGAAAAGGTACAAAGTGCACATATACTCTAGGTGGAGTTAACGAAGCTTCCTTCTCATAAGCTTGCTTCTTTTCAACTACAATTTCCTCCATCGCCTTGCCCTCATCCTCGATCACAATAGCTTCATCTTCAACAAACATGCTCTTAGGATTAGTAGTCTCTTCAAGTACCTTCCCGTTCCTTAAGGTTAATGCATTCATCTGACCTTTTGGATTAGCTTTGGTGTTTCCCGGGAACTGACCTTGAGATTTCACAGACTGACTTACTTGTTGGGCTATTTGAGCAAGTTGAGTTTCTACCATTTTATGTGAGGATTTTAGTTGAGAAATTGATGTAGAAAACTCTTCATTTTTTTGGTTTTGGTCCCGTATATATTGAGATTGTTGGGACAGAACTTGCTCTAACATCACCTCCACATTGGATTTTTGCGGAGCGTGAGGTTGTTGAAATTGTTGTTGGTGTTGCTGAAATGGGGGACGAGATTGCATAGGGGAATGATGATAAGACGGTCTTGGTTGAAAACCAGGCGGTTGCTGAAAAGTCTGCTTAACTTGATGTTGGGGATTAAATATTCTTGGTATTTCCATATGAGAGCTTAGGATTATGAGCCCATCCTGGATTGTAAGTATTAGAATAAGGGTCCCATTGTTGCTTCCCATTAAGAGCATTAACTTGCTCAAGCATAGAAGCATTCCCACACCCAGAAGAGTCATGCCCATTAACCCCACAAAGTTGACATATGGGCGATGAAGAACTAGAACCATTACTCAATTTAAGCTGAGCCACTTGTTGAGATAGATCATCAATTTTGGCTTGCATCACATTAACAAATTCATTTTTAGTCTTGCTCCCTCGAACATGACGGTCACCCCCCAATGATAAGTGCTTATTGCTAGATCCTCTATGAGAGCCTTGGCCTTGTCCCAAGAAATCCCGTCTAACCTCCCTCCAAAGAAGCGGCATTAAGGCTCATTTGCAGCTCCGGTTTTAAGGAATTGTAGAAAGTAAGAATCAATACACAATATGGGATCCCGTGATGAGGACATTGCCGCTGAAGTTCCTTGTACCTTTCCCAAGCTTCATAGAGAGACTCGTCTGCATGTTGGACGAATCCTGTAATATCATTTCTAAACTTGGCAGTCTTCCCTGGTGGAAAGTATTTTTGGAGAAAAGCCGTAGAAAGCTTATCCCAAGTATCAAACGAGTCAGGATCACAATTATTCAACCATTCACGTGCACTCCCTCGAAGAGAATAGGGGAATAATCTTAACCGAATGGCGTCATCGTGAGACTCCATTAATCTTGATGTCAGCCTTATCAAGGAATGTATTCAGGTGCTCGTTGGGGTTTTCAGTTGGTGATCCACTGAATTGATCGGTTTGAACAAACTGGATCAAAGAAGTCTTCAACTCAAAATTGTTTGCATCAATTTTAGGCTTTGAGATACTTGAATTGAAATTTGGCTTTGGAGCACTTTCATCTCGCATAGAGGTCATGATGATTGGTGTATCAAATTCTATAAAAGATTCAATAGTATCGAGTTCAggctcctttctcttcttgtttcTTTGAGCGTTTCGTCTCCTAGCTGTAGCTTCAATCTCATGGTCAAATAGCAATTCACCACCAGAATGTCGCGTGTGCATATAAAACTAACAACAAAACTAAAGAAGAAGAATTAGTAACAAAATAGGCGTACTTGCGTACGCTAAAAACGTAGTCTAAAATAATCTAAAATTAACTAATATCAAACCGTtacttccccggcaacggcgccaaaaaacTTGTTCAGTTATAAATTACCGCAAGTGAACGGTGTCTGTTGTAGCACTTACGGGTCGATCTCAGGGAAGTGAAGGTTGAGTACTAGTCGATTTAAGATTTGATTTATCTACGTCAAAATAATATTTGTGTATGTGCGAGGTATGACAGAATGAAAATACATATAATAATTGgataataaaattaattcaatAATAAAAAGCTCTAGGACAACGGTATCACCATTAACATAGATTGATCAATATAGACTATTGGAAGGAATAACATATTTAATTGTGTACCTAGGTGAGACTAATTTTCcggttttaattaaaaaactaaAATCAATACTTGTTATTCTCTCTCGAGATATAAGAAGCCTTCCTATAGTGAAATAATCCTATTCTCATGGGTCTTATAACTCATATAGGAGCTTTAAGGATCAAAATTAAAATGTCTCGACTATCACTCTTACCATCCTCATAGGAGAGGTCTAATTTTGACTCGGGCTCTCTAAGTGGAAATTCAACTCTCATTGCAATTTACACtaagtaattattaattatatttaAATCACAATATATATGCTAACTCAAAAGGACTAAACTCAACTCTCATTGTAGTATTAATCAAGAGCTACGTATATAGATTATGACCAATAAATTAATACTTTAACACAACCCTATCAAACCTAAGTACAACCATTAAATAATGTTTAGAAAATTATAACATTGACCAATCCATATTAAGGCTCCACCGAGCCCTAGACAAAAGACTACTCACGATCCATAATTATAACTAAAATAACAATTTTAATAATAGAAGAtaacatatttaaataaataaataaaacaaatataaaaGAGATAAATAAGGGAGATAAATATAGTATTAACTATGGCAATGACAAGTTGAGAACTTTGAGCTTGTCGTCAAATAATAGCATGAAAGTGTAAAAATATGAATAAGATAATTGATGTGAATAATGAGAGAATAAATAGAATTTAATATGAAACTAATTATTTTATTGCTTATTGTTATGTTCTACTTCCCTCCATCTCAAATGCAAATCACCTTCTTTATATAGGTGATCATGTGAGTttctaaattaaataatatacgtACGTTTACATCACTAATTAATGTAAATACATTACATGTAAAATTATTCCTACAGTTTATGGTATTAGTGCTTGAAGTTTCTTCAAAATATGAATGTTTCatgaattaaataattaatttgagatgtttCATGTAGTATTTATCAGAATAACTCTTCACCCATGTAAATGTTAGCATGCGCTTTCCTCATAAATCCTTCAATGTAACATCAACCAAATTGAATGTTTCACCACTTTATTTTCAATGCTTCAACTTTTGTAATTGTGCTTCTTTATTTCATGATTTGTAAATGACGGCCTTGTTAACATTTTATTCAATTCTtggcttttcattttattttgggctgctttgtctttattttgtgGACTTGGAGGTTTTAAATCTGAGCTTGAAGTCCTTATTTATTTTGTCGTCTTTTATTCATCGCATCGCTTAGCTGTTTAGCTAATATCAGCATCAAAATAGCTCATTCctacaaataattatataaatcgcAGTAAGATGTTCTAGGAAGGaaatttttattaaaatgaaatataatgctgaaaatataagtaaaattatgggaaataagtatataaaatatagtaAATTATACGCTTAACAGGGATAAATTGCCTCTTTGAAAGGAGAATTACCCTTATCTTTCATCATACCAATAGAGTAAATAGACGGCTCTCCCATACTCATAATCTACATAATAAAACCCTCATCATCCACATCATTATCATCCAAAAGAAACAAATCTCCAAGATTAAGAAGAAGAGATGAATAATCCATAGTGAAAAGCGTAACTGAAAACGGAAAGAACCTAAAACAACTAGGAAAACAGAACAAATTCTAGACCCCTGAAGATCAAAGATAGTAGATAAAAATTGATCTTACACAAGAGGAAAGCTAGATGTACTAAAGGTAATTCACATGAAGTAAACATGGACACTCTTCGTTGAAGAAGAAGCAAACTAGGCAAATTAGTGACCACGATGCATCCAACATACCACAACAAAGAGATGAACTTGTCCTTGGAAAAGAAAAATTATTCGAAAGGAGGTGTTAGGTTACTCCAATCGAAGAAGGTGTAGGGGAAAGAGCCTCTAGCCGGCGACCTACGAGGTTGCGGTGAGGCCGTCGGCGAGAAATTTGTGGATGTAGTTGGAAGGCGGTTGTTAATATTTGGGGttttttattttagagagaattcctctttgggtgggttttgtttttttggGGTGGCTGTGTTCAAACTATGTCAAAGACGCGGCGATCACAATCACAGTAAATAGAAGCTGGATCAGGTAGCTCTTGAATGAATTCCTTCAATGGAATCTCGAGAGGCAAAAGCAAGAGGGAGATAAACTCATAAACATCCGGTTTTATGCTATTAGTTCCTAGGCTAAACCTTTTTAGGTTAGGAACAAATAACACGTAAATGACCCATATTTTTTTTGTTAGGTAAACCCACAAAGAAGTTAATTTATTACTTCCAAATTAGAATAACAGAGATGTACTGGGGGTGTCATCCGACCATGCTCTTCTACCACGAAACCAAGGATAGAAATGAGCAACCATATTAAAGGTCCGACGCACAAAAGGGAATGAGCTAAACTTAAACCAGTTACAAATAGACCAAATATCACTATGAAAAAGATGTCCTTCCTATCACCTATTCGAATATTCCACAACGCTCAACTAGTCGCTTTCAATAGTAACAATTTTAAGGACCGCCTCCATAACTTCCAATACGCCATAGTACACTGCGATCTCTTCGGCTAGTTTCGCTTCCATTTCCTCATGACCGCGCAACACCACTGCCCATGCAATTGCACCAAACCTATCAACGTACACCCTCTCCCCATCCTACACCTATCCCCACTATGAAGCCGACATCAAAGTTAATCCTCCTAGCGTGTCCATCCGACTTCTTCCACCGTTGCACCGACAACCCCTCATTCTCACTTTCACCCGATAAATCTCCCTTGTCCCTATTGTTCCTGCCTCTCCCTCCCGTCGACATCCCTCCCTAATAGCTCCTATTTCTATGATCAGCTTCTTAGCGCATTTTTAATACGACCCAGTATGGCCTCCACTCCCTGCCTTCGAAAATAACTTTGTTCCTCCTTCTTCAAATGGCATAACACCTCACCATTGTAACAACCCAACcagccaccgtcgtaacacaaccccgaTAAGATGGGATCTGCATAtttgggcccattatttgtcatcacttaagcccaaaagtacaaggtcttgttactaagtggtgggtggaatcccttataaatatatcacaagctccatatttCCCCAATTTAGGACAACTTTTACTTTCATAACCTCATAGAGTGTTACAATAAATTTCATTCTCTACCTCCCATTCATCCCCCTTAACGTCTCCTAAATCCACTTCCTTACTTCCCATTAACCATCTCTCGGCCCTAACTCTAGTTCCATCCCCTCCCACCCACTCACACTTCCTGACCACATGGAGAC is a window encoding:
- the LOC141646307 gene encoding uncharacterized protein LOC141646307; protein product: MESHDDAIRLRLFPYSLRGSAREWLNNCDPDSFDTWDKLSTAFLQKYFPPGKTAKFRNDITGFVQHADESLYEAWERYKELQRQCPHHGIPYCVLILTFYNSLKPELQMSLNAASLEGAKIDDLSQQVAQLKLSNGSSSSSPICQLCGVNGHDSSGCGNASMLEQVNALNGKQQWDPYSNTYNPGWAHNPKLSYGNTKNI